CCCCAGGAGATGTTGGGTTTAGAGGGGAATCTCGACGCCGAACAGAGTCGCCTGGAAAATATTGTCCGAACATGTCTTAAACCTCGAGTGCAGGGTTTAAGGATGAGGTTAATCGAAGGCGGCTCAAAAGGCCCGATACTTTTGATTCGTGTGCCGAATAGTTGGAATGCGCCTCATATGGTTGATTTCGGCGGCTCAACGCGGTTTTTTGTTAGAAATAGTGCCGGAAAGCATCAGATGGACGTTTCAGAAATTAGAGCGTCTTTTTTACTTTCCGAAGCGGTGCCGGAGAAGATAAGGCGTTTTAAAGATGGTAGATTGGGGAAAATTATTGCAAATAAGTCCGCTGTGAGATTGATAGAGGGCGCCAAGCTAGTGCTGCACATTTTGCCAGTAGATTCTTTTACAACAGGTAGATGTTTTGAAGTGTCTGTTTTGAAAGAAAAGGCGATTTCAGTAATGGCACCTATTGGAAGTAGCGGGTATAGCAATATGTACAATTTAGATGGTTTTATTACTTATAACAGTGCTGGTAGTAATTTGGAGTATCGTCAGGGGCGGTCGGCAGCGGAATCGTATGCTTTGCTTTTTCGCAATGGTTTGGTGGAATCTGTTTGTGCGGATTTAACAAGAGAGAAAGACGGCAAGTGGTTTATTCCAGGCACTGCGTATGAGGAATATATTATTAAAGGTGTTATAAGATATATTACTGTGTTGAAGGCGTTAGGAATAGCAGGCCCATTAGTGATGTTTGTCACCATTATAGGAGTGCATGGTGTTTGTTTGTCGGTTGATTATCGTTTGAGTGGTGGCAATCCTATTGACCGTGATTTGTTGGTTTTGCCTGAGATTTTTGTTGAGGATTATGAAGCTCTGTTGGATAAAAATATAACAGCAAAAGCCCTACGTCCTATTTTTGATTCCGTTTGGAACGCATGCGGCTTTGACCGTTCCTATAATTATGATGAAAACGGTAATTGGGTGGGGATGAGGTAGCATTCCTATATTCTATTGCCAACCGGAAAACTTGTGCTAAAATAACATTATGAAAAACTGGTTCAACGGTAAGATCAACATCGTATTCGGTTTCTTTTATTTTGCCTGCACGGCAGTGCTTGGGCCCCTAGTCCTTGTAAAGGGCAAGGGCGCCAATGCAGGGCTTTTAAAATCCGCTTCCGACGCCGTAGAGACCTACGCGCAGACAGGCGGCGACAGGGCCGCTACATCGGCTTTCGAGTCGATAGTGGTTTATCTGCAGGGGGTAAACAAGCTCGGGTTTGTCGGCAGCGCTGCTCACGCGCACGGCAACCTCGAAGCGCTTCTAAATATCGTTGCAGGGCTTGTTGTGATGAAGCTCGATATAGACGCTAAGTTCAAGACCGTGCTCTGCATACTGTTTCTTATCGGCGCGCTCTTTCATTCCGGTGTTCTTTACCTTGCCTCGGTCTTTGGCATGTACTGGGCCTCGAACTTCTCGATGATTGGCGGCTTCTCTATCGTAATCGGGCTGTTGCTCACGGGGGTAGCGGCAATTGCCGGAATAAAGGCAGAGCAGAAGTAGACTTTAGAATAATTTTCGCGCTCTCCTCCGTGCGGAGGAGGGCGCTATTTTTTTGCGCCGCTTGCCCTAAGCGCTTTATATAACTCTATTATGCGCCGCTTATACTCGTATCCGAGGCAGTTTTTATCGGCGCCGCAGGCGTTTTTCCTGGCCATCCATGCCTTTTGTCCGGCCTTTACGTCTTTTGATGCGGAAGTTTTTTTGTAGAGTGTGGTTAGTTCCATGTCCAGGCTCGCAAGTGTTTTATCTGTGCACACGGCCTTTTCCCCGATTGTCGAAGCCTTGCTGCAATCGTAGCCCGGCGCGTAGAAGGTTACCGCCTCCCTTTTCGCTGCTCCAAGGCCTGCGAGCAGGTATTCCGGCAGTATACATGCGGGCTTGGGCGCTGCCTTTACCGATACTTCTTTAGTGGCAGCCAAGTGCTCGAGTACGAGCGCGCACGTCGCATTCTTTAGTTCCGGCAAAGGAAGCGCGGTATCGGAATATATTTTTGTGAACTTCAGGTTCTTTGCCGTGCCTTTATCAGGAGATTCCGGCGTAAAAACACCGGTTGCCGAGAATGCCGGGGCAGGGTCTCCGGAGTACACGCCAGATGCAGACATGTATATGGTCATGCTAAGTTCGCACACGCTTCCCTTGCAGTTGTCTATGGTTATCTCTCTTGTGATGTCGTATGTTCCTTCGTTTGGGATTTCTTTTTCTGCTGCAGCCACGGAGCCTGTGCCTATCCATGCAAGCGCGCCAGTCTT
The nucleotide sequence above comes from Deltaproteobacteria bacterium. Encoded proteins:
- a CDS encoding ATP-binding protein gives rise to the protein MISKSIDTISKADIESLIENKVRECRTIDYKQTLPGNSDSDKKEFLADISSFANAGGGDLLYGVSETDGLPQEMLGLEGNLDAEQSRLENIVRTCLKPRVQGLRMRLIEGGSKGPILLIRVPNSWNAPHMVDFGGSTRFFVRNSAGKHQMDVSEIRASFLLSEAVPEKIRRFKDGRLGKIIANKSAVRLIEGAKLVLHILPVDSFTTGRCFEVSVLKEKAISVMAPIGSSGYSNMYNLDGFITYNSAGSNLEYRQGRSAAESYALLFRNGLVESVCADLTREKDGKWFIPGTAYEEYIIKGVIRYITVLKALGIAGPLVMFVTIIGVHGVCLSVDYRLSGGNPIDRDLLVLPEIFVEDYEALLDKNITAKALRPIFDSVWNACGFDRSYNYDENGNWVGMR